In a single window of the Leisingera daeponensis DSM 23529 genome:
- a CDS encoding helix-turn-helix domain-containing protein, whose protein sequence is MPQNTDPGTATVAQIARHWGLTPPTVRNLLKRSSAAPVSTGPKRYLWRDIWALEGARYVPRADEAEFLRPLLTPTEVGRLFPHLKPRTITDRALKGSLPAIRLGTDWRFRECDIRKAAILG, encoded by the coding sequence ATGCCACAAAACACCGATCCGGGCACTGCCACCGTCGCGCAGATCGCCCGCCATTGGGGTCTCACCCCGCCCACCGTCCGAAATCTGCTTAAGCGCTCCAGCGCTGCTCCCGTCTCGACAGGGCCAAAGCGCTACCTCTGGCGCGACATTTGGGCGCTCGAGGGAGCCAGGTACGTGCCCCGGGCCGACGAAGCGGAATTCCTCAGACCTCTGCTGACGCCCACCGAGGTCGGCCGTTTATTTCCCCACCTGAAGCCGCGCACAATCACCGATCGGGCGCTCAAGGGAAGCCTCCCAGCAATCCGGCTCGGCACCGATTGGCGATTCCGCGAGTGCGACATCCGGAAGGCCGCGATCCTTGGCTGA
- a CDS encoding SIR2 family protein, which produces MNAGRLLVVCGAGLSMAPPSSLPSARTVAERCFDKYQLEVDPACDVALRDNLEALAEHFVATNTLQSVFIEHLVPWQSFARPYNPGHSAIADFLLTRAAVAGISSNYDILIERSAWDYGADFRGSLDGDEANVDVTRQAPLLKFHGCSQRDPASTVWAPSQLEDPIISARIERSKTWMAANLRQKDLLVVGFWSDWEYLNAVIGGALADVQPLSVTVVDLSPTNALQEKAPQLWQIAHAENVHFEHVRESGAVALDELRKAFSTNYLRQVLAAGRAVFEASTGVQCNPEWLEVANFDSETLYGLRRDAEGVAAVQPATRLRPGNVEALGYFHLLLRQNGATQLPNGYDLKGRSIRVLNGSEAILGTLRKQFIEPPVTVSADIVVAVGATDLGLPSNVVRSGRTGDLIRPEAAGDWFDVNGAREELDI; this is translated from the coding sequence ATGAATGCCGGGCGCCTTCTGGTGGTCTGCGGAGCGGGCCTCTCGATGGCTCCGCCCAGCAGTCTGCCTTCCGCCCGTACCGTGGCGGAACGCTGCTTCGACAAGTACCAGCTCGAGGTTGATCCTGCGTGTGATGTCGCGCTACGTGACAATCTTGAAGCGCTGGCTGAACACTTCGTGGCCACGAATACACTCCAGTCCGTATTCATCGAGCACTTGGTGCCCTGGCAATCCTTTGCGCGGCCGTACAATCCCGGTCATTCTGCCATCGCCGACTTTTTGCTTACCCGAGCTGCTGTGGCCGGCATATCCAGCAACTACGACATACTCATCGAGCGCAGTGCCTGGGATTACGGAGCTGACTTTCGTGGTTCGCTCGATGGGGATGAGGCCAACGTTGACGTGACGCGCCAAGCGCCGCTTCTGAAGTTTCACGGGTGTTCGCAGCGCGATCCTGCCTCAACGGTCTGGGCCCCCTCGCAGCTTGAAGATCCCATCATTTCTGCTCGCATCGAACGCAGCAAGACCTGGATGGCGGCCAACCTGCGACAGAAGGATCTTCTGGTCGTCGGATTTTGGTCAGACTGGGAATATCTCAACGCTGTGATCGGTGGCGCCTTGGCTGACGTCCAACCACTTTCGGTTACTGTCGTCGATCTCTCGCCGACGAATGCCTTGCAAGAAAAGGCGCCCCAACTCTGGCAGATCGCCCATGCCGAAAACGTTCACTTCGAGCATGTCCGCGAGTCTGGAGCAGTAGCCCTCGACGAATTGCGAAAGGCATTTTCCACGAACTACTTGCGCCAAGTGCTGGCCGCCGGTAGAGCCGTTTTCGAAGCATCGACCGGTGTACAATGCAATCCAGAGTGGCTCGAAGTCGCCAATTTCGACAGTGAGACTTTGTATGGGTTGCGCAGGGATGCCGAAGGTGTCGCAGCTGTGCAGCCTGCCACACGTCTTCGTCCTGGTAATGTCGAGGCTCTGGGTTATTTTCACCTATTACTGCGCCAGAATGGCGCGACACAGCTCCCGAATGGGTATGATCTGAAAGGTCGCAGCATCCGGGTGCTCAATGGCTCCGAAGCGATCCTCGGAACGCTGAGAAAGCAGTTCATCGAACCTCCTGTTACCGTAAGCGCGGATATCGTGGTCGCGGTGGGGGCAACCGATCTCGGCCTTCCCAGCAATGTTGTTCGAAGCGGTCGAACAGGCGACTTAATACGTCCAGAAGCCGCCGGAGACTGGTTCGATGTCAATGGCGCACGAGAGGAATTGGACATCTAA